ATTCATGCTCTGGGTGGAATGCCAACGccaacacacactctgacatctctccatttactgcatgtataggtactgagctaTTTGAAGGAAAATACTTACTGGGTAACTTTAAGGGACAGCTATAGGGAAGAAAGTACTCGGAAAGAAGACAAGATGTTAAAGTATAAGGGGGAACAACTTTATGTTTACttggaaaatacagaaaaaaccGTGCCAAAACTACAATTAGATTTTagttatcatttattttaaaacagtacTACATTGTTATGGTAATATATTAACAAAGACTATTTTATTACTATAAATATGGTGTGGATTGTGTGTCACTAGGCAACAGGCTTTACAGCCATCACAGCTATATCACGATGTgcatggttttgtgtgtgtagttcaggcctgtgtgtaatgacaacagagtgaaaacttTGTTCCCATtgttccccttgcaggattaataaagtataaattaatattattattattatgattattattattggtatgACTTGACAAACCATGTAACAAACACGTGAACAAAGTTTTGACATGGCTGCTGTGGCCCTGGTCGCAATGTTTATAAGATGTACGTTGCCTTTGCACAGGCACATTCATTGTCCAACCCTATAACGTAATAGGATACTCATATGTCATATCCTAAGAAAATTGCAAATCATATTGAAATctaatatgtatataatagGGAATAACATTTCCTATTCTGTATTGTTTATGATGTAGCCTATTTATTATTGCACTGTCCCATTATAAAGAGCGTTTTTAGGACCTCTGGAAGAATAGCTCTGCAATGCAGGAACTAATGAGGAtcctaaacaaacaaacaaacctacaagcattacaacaaaaaagtgttgttGCAGGAAATAACCGGGGAGAACTCAAATTACTATGGATATTAATCTATTTAAAtttgcctttttgtgtgtgttaagatttgcatatttgtcatttttgaccTTTGTGTACCATTGTTTGCATTGAAAAATGCCATCCTGAAATTCTCATGTAAATCACTGGCATATTGGGGAACATTTAGGTGAGTTTAGTTATCTACTTGAAGCACCACTGCTTACATGCCAAAACCAATGTTAACTTAAATGTTCTATATTTAGTGTAAAATCTTAAATTCTGTATTTTCCTGTAATTTTACCCATGGCTATCTACAGACAGCTTTGCACGCAATATAGATGTCATACccttgtgtcttgtttttgtggCAGCTGACTTGCGTGATGGTGAGATCGAAGCCTCAGATCAGTAACTTGTAAAACAAGTCAGTTTAATCAGATTGAAAGTACTGggaattaaaattaataatcaattaattaaatggTGGGATCAAGGATCTGAGGGGAGGGATAAGGTGGTTGCCGGGGGCTGGGGGAGGTGGATGCAACTGTAAAATTGGGTCGGGTGGTAGGAGGAGTCTGGGTAAGTGGCAAGGAGAAGGTAAAAGAAGCAGCCTGGGTCAAAAGACACATTGTCTGCTCAGTGGCTGGAGAAAGACAGACCCACTAGACCACTAGATACAATGGAAATGTTACAGGAAACGAAAGATgcaacaaatgaaagaaaggtaaaaaagaaatgtcaatgcATGATATACATTGTGTTTATATACCTTTTGCATAACAACTGCTATGTTAATGACTCCACACATTTAATACGTTGATTGAAACTACAGAAGAAGAACtagatttgtgttgttgtgaagtTAAATTAAATCGGCCACTACTGTACATTTGGGTCATCCccgtgttttttgtttgtcttctagTTCATAAAATCTCAGGTGGAGAAACGTCGCAGGGAGAGGATGAACCACAGTCTGGAGTGTCTGAGGATCTTGTTGCTTCAGGAGCCACCACAAccggtaaaaaaacaaaaccttgagTTCACCTTTAGATATTGTGAAAAGGTTAACGTGggttctgtctttctttcagtttcacaaaaaatgattttttaatgaattttagAGCTCTAAAACATGCCATACTCTCTCATCTCAATCcctaaatattgtaaaaaaggaaaatgtaattgtcCTACTGTGATGAGTCATACCAGGACATCAAAGAACTTAATTgacatttaaacagttgcatGCAACTAAATATCGATTTTTGTATGTATAGAAATGATTGCACCATTATGAGCCATTCAGGCCTCTTACTGCCAGCAGACTCCATCAACTCATATTGATGTTTTCATGCAGGGTGGGACTCAGCACAGAGTGGAGAAAGCTGAGATACTCGAGCGAACAGTCCTCTTTCTGCAGAACACTGCCAAAGGAGACAAGACGAGAGCTGGCGGAGGCCAGAAACACTCCTTCCAAGACGGCTTCTCCACCTGCCTGCAGACAGCTGAACAGTTCCTGGGACCTGAGGGGAATGGCCTGGGGCTTGGTGCAGCACTGGATGCATCTCTTGCCACTCGATTTTCCCATTCAGACTCCAACTCTGCAGCTGTTCAAAACAGAACGGAAGCTCattcctcctccagctctctgCCACACACAAAGTCCATTCTTCACATGCTGAGCCAAAAGTCCAAGCGCGGACGGCACAATCCAGCCTT
The genomic region above belongs to Etheostoma cragini isolate CJK2018 chromosome 6, CSU_Ecrag_1.0, whole genome shotgun sequence and contains:
- the her7 gene encoding hairy and enhancer of split related-7 is translated as MEMLQETKDATNERKFIKSQVEKRRRERMNHSLECLRILLLQEPPQPGGTQHRVEKAEILERTVLFLQNTAKGDKTRAGGGQKHSFQDGFSTCLQTAEQFLGPEGNGLGLGAALDASLATRFSHSDSNSAAVQNRTEAHSSSSSLPHTKSILHMLSQKSKRGRHNPAFSVAHPQRLNQLEIRQVSKQSQSKLQSQSQSQSQSQSSPVSQTLWRPWP